The Lactuca sativa cultivar Salinas chromosome 2, Lsat_Salinas_v11, whole genome shotgun sequence genome includes a window with the following:
- the LOC111879881 gene encoding uncharacterized protein LOC111879881, with product MSKSKIFGIGVPNCELELLARYSNCSIGSFPFIYLGLPGGASMARVRYWNLIIEKFQARLSKWKASNLSFGGRLTLCKVVLSSLSTFYFSMYKAPVKVIKTLEKIRMRFFWGGDETSKKMAWISWDKILADKDRGGLGLGSLKGQNLALLGKWWRRFKNYPDSMWAEAIKSIYGVDGCFDRPSVAKRKSGCWGTIANISKFLERDGVSFSNHFHRSLNSNGALKWSWSLEPSGVFSVRSLRCHIDNLYLPDNDGIWICHGDPESEKHIFLECPVSKEVRQLICKWWRLLDYPLVSIRDMLQCKGNVARHQRLVWIHEAIMLTFIWVIWKYRNLRAHSHAPNSKSIPALVFEVKSLSNFWINARKKKGQTLRWSEWCSDPILECYSRL from the exons ATGTCCAAAAGTAAGATATTTGGCATTGGTGTCCCAAATTGTGAATTAGAATTATTGGCCCGTTATAGTAATTGCTCCATTGGATCTTTTCCCTTCATATATCTTGGTCTGCCGGGTGGTGCTTCTATGGCAAGGGTGAGGTATTGGAACCTTATAATCGAGAAATTTCAAGCAAGATTATCAAAATGGAAGGCCAGCAACCTATCTTTTGGTGGGCGCTTAACACTATGTAAAGTTGTGTTGAGTAGTCTTAGCACCTTTTATTTCTCTATGTATAAAGCCCCGGTTAAAGTTATTAAAACTCTTGAAAAGATTAGGATGCGATTTTTTTGGGGAGGGGACGAAACCTCCAAGAAAATGGCTTGGATTTCTTGGGACAAAATCTTGGCTGATAAAGATAGAGGTGGGCTTGGTCTTGGCAGTTTAAAGGGTCAAAATTTAGCTCTGTTGGGTAAATGGTGGCGGAGATTCAAGAACTATCCAGATAGTATGTGGGCAGAGGCGATAAAATCTATTTATGGAGTTGATGGGTGTTTCGACAGGCCCTCTGTTGCGAAGAGGAAAAGTGGCTGCTGGGGCACCATTgcaaatatttcaaaatttttaGAAAGGGATGGTGTATCATTTTCAAATCATTTCCACCGGTCTCTAAATTCCAATGGGGCTCTCAAATGGTCGTGGTCGCTCGAACCTTCTGGTGTTTTTTCGGTTAGGTCTCTAAGATGCCATATTGACAATCTCTATCTTCCAGACAACGATGGTATTTG GATCTGCCATGGAGATCCGGAATCtgaaaaacacatttttttaGAGTGCCCGGTGTCGAAGGAGGTCCGGCAACTCATCTGCAAATGGTGGCGGCTGCTAGACTACCCTCTCGTTTCAATCCGTGACATGCTGCAATGTAAAGGGAATGTAGCAAGGCATCAAAGGCTAGTGTGGATTCATGAAGCTATAATGCTAACTTTTATCTGGGTGATATGGAAATATCGGAATCTAAGGGCCCACTCGCATGCTCCAAATTCAAAATCGATTCCGGCGCTGGTTTTTGAGGTGAAATCACTCTCGAATTTTTGGATCAATGCAAGAAAGAAGAAAGGTCAGACACTGCGGTGGTCCGAATGGTGTAGCGATCCGATTCTAGAATGTTATAGCAGACTATAA
- the LOC111879853 gene encoding protein RETICULATA-RELATED 5, chloroplastic, producing MDKSVPFRFVFIYFSFSFEPQICKQTVRGSAAEPEMEAHALGGFPCPSNAHVDTHHPTLPRIRIHHPLSSPEISQRIFRVSHSTTNKRRRHFRIGALHRRSPEEESTSVGEVRQSRRDVLVMPFIAIGAYVLRSAVARADEKVAAETEVAPIAVTETKPKTKTESVPAAPAKVEVKKEEVINSRIYDATVIGEPMAVGKDKGKIWEKLMNGRIVYLGEAEQVPTRDDKELEVEILRSLTKKCAEANRQITLALEAFPADLQQQLDQFIDKRIDAETLKPFVSNWPPQRWQEYEPLLSYCRDNGVRIVACGTPLKILRTVQADGIRGLSKADRKTYSPPAGSGFISGFTSISRRSSMETISINQSIPFGPSSYLSAQARVVEEYTMSQIILQAVTNGGASGMLVVVTGATHVAYGSRGTGVPARIARKMQKKNQTVILLDPERQYIRREGEVPVADFLWYSAARPCTRNCFDRAEIARVMNAAGRRRDALPQDIQKGLDLGLVSPEVLQNFFDLEQYPLLSELSHRFQGFRERLLADPKFLNRLAIEESISITTTLLAQYQKRKGKFFEEIDYVMTDTIRGIVVDFFTVWLPAPTLSFLSFADDDDASGPDALLGLLGSIPDNAFQKTLAGKDWNVGHRVASVVVGGVKLAGVGFVSSIGAVAASNVLYTVRKFLNPQLLNDQQTKRSPILKTAVVYSGFLGTSANLRYQIIAGLVEHRISDMFADQTLFVNLLSFVSRTINSYWGTQQWIDLARFTGLQAQKSETSLLSQSQSQTTESANPAELNQTVECVNPAALGCNTTEEAGIDETQSQ from the exons ATGGACAAATCCGTTCCCTTCCGTttcgtttttatttatttttccttttcttttgaaCCGCAAATCTGCAAACAAACCGTGAGAGGATCCGCTGCGGAGCCAGAGATGGAGGCCCATGCTCTTGGAGGCTTCCCATGTCCCAGCAATGCACACGTCGACACCCACCATCCCACACTACCCCGTATCCGTATCCACCACCCGCTATCCTCGCCGGAAATTAGTCAACGCATCTTTCGTGTTTCTCATTCAACCACAAACAAACGACGTCGCCACTTCCGCATCGGAGCTCTTCACCGGAGGAGTCCGGAGGAGGAGAGTACAAGCGTAGGTGAAGTTCGGCAGAGCAGACGAGATGTTCTGGTGATGCCGTTTATTGCGATCGGAGCTTATGTGCTCCGATCGGCCGTAGCTAGGGCGGATGAGAAGGTAGCGGCTGAAACTGAAGTTGCGCCAATTGCAGTTACGGAGACGAAGCCAAAGACAAAGACGGAATCGGTGCCGGCGGCGCCGGCGAAGGTAGAGGTGAAGAAGGAGGAGGTGATTAATTCAAGGATTTATGATGCGACTGTGATTGGAGAGCCTATGGCTGTCGGGAAAGACAAAGGGAAAATATGGGAGAAGCTGATGAATGGTCGGATAGTTTATCTAGGGGAAGCGGAGCAAGTACCGACTCGAGATGACAAGGAATTGGAGGTTGAGATCCTGAGGAGCCTAACTAAGAAGTGTGCGGAGGCGAATCGCCAGATTACATTGGCTCTGGAAGCATTTCCAGCTGATTTGCAACAACAACTCGATCAATTCATCGATAAAAG AATTGATGCAGAGACCTTAAAGCCTTTTGTGTCAAACTGGCCACCTCAACGTTGGCAGGAATACGAGCCTCTTCTAAGCTACTGTCGTGATAATGGAGTCCGCATAGTTGCATGTGGTACACCACTTAAG ATCCTGAGAACTGTTCAAGCTGATGGGATTCGTGGGCTTTCAAAGGCTGACCGGAAAACTTACTCCCCTCCAGCTGGTTCAGGTTTCATTTCAGGATTCACATCAATCTCGCGAAGATCATCAATGGAAACCATTTCCATAAATCAATCCATCCCATTCGGCCCAAGCTCATATCTTTCTGCACAAGCCAGAGTTGTTGAAGAGTACACCATGTCTCAGATCATTCTACAAGCAGTAACAAACGGAGGAGCTTCTGGAATGCTGGTGGTGGTGACCGGTGCGACCCATGTTGCTTACGGGTCAAGAGGAACTGGAGTACCCGCAAGAATTGCAAGAAAAATGCAAAAGAAGAATCAAACAGTCATATTACTTGATCCTGAAAGACAATACATAAGACGTGAAGGTGAAGTCCCTGTTGCTGATTTCTTATGGTATTCTGCTGCAAGACCATGCACCAGAAACTGCTTTGATCGTGCTGAAATTGCTAGAGTCATGAATGCAGCTGGCAGGAGACGTGATGCATTGCCACAG GATATTCAAAAAGGATTGGATCTTGGTCTTGTATCTCCTGAAGTGCTTCAGAATTTCTTTGATCTTGAACAATACCCTCTTCTTTCAGAGCTGAGTCACCGTTTCCAGGGTTTCAGAGAAAGATTATTAGCAGATCCAAAGTTTTTAAACAGATTAGCCATAGAAGAATCAATATCAATAACCACTACTCTCCTTGCACAATACCAGAAACGAAAAGGAAAGTTCTTTGAAGAAATCGACTATGTGATGACTGATACAATCAGAGGAATAGTGGTTGATTTCTTTACAGTGTGGCTTCCAGCTCCTACACTATCATTTCTTTCATttgctgatgatgatgatgctagtGGGCCGGATGCACTATTGGGCCTACTTGGGTCCATACCGGATAATGCATTTCAAAAAACACTTGCTGGAAAAGACTGGAATGTGGGGCATAGAGTTGCTTCGGTGGTTGTTGGTGGTGTAAAGCTTGCTGGTGTTGGATTTGTTTCCAGTATTGGAGCTGTTGCTGCTTCAAATGTGTTGTACACTGTACGCAAGTTTCTAAATCCACAACTTTTGAATGATCAACAGACTAAAAGATCTCCAATTTTGAAAACCGCAGTTGTTTACAGTGGCTTCCTTGGGACATCAGCTAATCTCCGGTATCAG ATTATTGCTGGATTGGTGGAGCATCGAATCTCGGATATGTTTGCTGACCAAACTTTATTTGTAAATTTGTTATCTTTTGTGTCACGGACGATTAATTCCTACTGGGGAACTCAG CAATGGATAGATCTTGCGAGGTTTACAGGACTACAGGCTCAAAAGAGTGAAACATCCTTATTAAGCCAAAGCCAAAGCCAAACAACGGAATCTGCAAATCCTGCGGAATTGAACCAAACAGTAGAATGTGTGAATCCTGCAGCATTAGGTTGCAACACTACAGAGGAAGCTGGTATTGATGAGACCCAAAGTCAATGA
- the LOC111879836 gene encoding arogenate dehydrogenase 1, chloroplastic, which translates to MGSSTRTLKIGIIGFGTFAQFLAKTMIKQGHLIRATSRSDYSGFPSVHFFRDMEEFMGLEHDVILICTSIVSVSQVVKSIPFHRLKKPLLFADVLSVKEHPRKLLLQEAPQDSDLVCTHPMFGPESGKDGWKDLPFMYERVRVKDEALCSSFLAIFENEGCKMLEMSCEEHDRLAAQSQFLTHTIGRVLSEMEIRNTPIDTKGFEKLVQVKESSTRDSFDLYSGLFIHNRFAKQQLHNLESALERVKETLEARMNNN; encoded by the exons ATGGGTAGTTCCACAAGAACATTGAAGATAGGAATTATAGGGTTTGGCACCTTCGCACAGTTCTTGGCAAAGACGATGATAAAACAAGGCCATCTTATAAGGGCAACATCAAGATCAGACTATTCTGGCTTTCCGAGCGTCCATTTCTTTag GGACATGGAAGAATTCATGGGATTAGAGCATGATGTGATTCTGATATGCACTTCAATTGTGTCTGTATCTCAAGTAGTGAAGTCTATCCCGTTTCATCGCCTTAAAAAACCACTTCTATTCGCCGACGTACTTTCCGTCAAAGAACACCCAAGAAAACTCCTGTTACAG GAAGCTCCTCAAGACTCGGATTTGGTGTGCACTCATCCTATGTTCGGACCAGAAAGTGGAAAAGACGGGTGGAAAGATTTGCCTTTTATGTATGAAAGAGTACGAGTCAAGGATGAAGCTCTGTGTTCCTCTTTTCTTGCCATTTTCGAGAATGAG GGATGCAAAATGCTGGAAATGAGTTGTGAAGAACATGATAGACTAGCTGCCCAAAGTCAATTTCTTACACACACTATAGGCAG GGTTTTATCAGAAATGGAAATTAGGAACACACCGATAGACACAAAGGGATTTGAGAAGCTGGTTCAAGTG AAAGAAAGCAGTACGAGGGATAGTTTTGATCTGTATAGTGGGCTGTTCATACACAATAGGTTTGCCAAACAGCAG CTGCATAATTTAGAAAGTGCACTTGAGAGAGTGAAGGAGACGCTAGAAGCAAGGATGAACAACAATTAG